The proteins below come from a single Corylus avellana chromosome ca3, CavTom2PMs-1.0 genomic window:
- the LOC132175533 gene encoding uncharacterized protein LOC132175533 translates to MADVFDDEAEQTVSIDEYLKGVEEQELEADLVLGGDEGKECTYTNGYMKRQAIFSCLTCTPDGNAGVCTACSLSCHDGHEIVELWTKRNFRCDCGNSKFGEFFCKLFPNKDIENAENLYNHNFKGSYCTCGRPYPDPVVEEQVEMIQCCICEDWFHEEHLGLEPSDEVPRDEEGEPLYEDFICRTCSTTFSFLGFYPQSIWAAGRQCDAIDTSKDKNVSEDTSSASGSGKLENDVDAHNYPIKELATTYSVSVSDGDGLSLGENSQKNESSNQHIKDACPSTTCVLGVNLGAASPALESKPLFLSKTWRDVLCRCEECLVLYSKKRIAFLLDKEDSIAEYEKMATQKREEKLQQQEGTELNLLNKLGHIEKMEILSGIADMKDELRSFLETKDSSKPITADDVRQVFENLAKKRRRIE, encoded by the exons ATGGCGGATGTGTTTGACGATGAAGCTGAGCAGACTGTTTCGATCGACGAGTACCTTAAGGGCGTTGAAGAGCAGGAGCTG GAAGCAGACCTGGTTTTGGGGGGTGATGAGGGCAAGGAATGTACTTATACAAATGGTTATATGAAGAGGCAGGCAATTTTTTCATGCCTGACTTGCACCCCAGATGGAAATGCTGGAGTTTGCACGGCTTGCTCCTTGTCTTGCCATGATGGCCATGAG ATTGTGGAGCTGTGGACCAAGAGAAATTTTAGGTGCGACTgtggaaattcaaaatttggggAGTTCTTCTGCAAGCTTTTCCCAAATAAAGATATAGAGAATGCTGAGAATTTGTATAATCATAACTTCAAAGGTTCATACTGCACGTGTGGTAGGCCCTATCCTGATCCTGTTGTCGAAGAACAAGTAGAGATGATACAGTGCTGTATATGTGAGGACTGGTTTCATGAGGAGCATCTCGGTCTTGAGCCTTCTGATGAG GTTCCAAGAGATGAGGAAGGTGAACCTCTGTATGAGGATTTTATATGTAGGACCTGCTCaaccaccttttcttttttgggattcTATCCTCAATCCATATGGGCAGCAGGGAGGCAGTGTGATGCTATTGATACTAGCAAGGATAAGAATGTGTCAGAAGATACATCGTCAGCTAGTGGATCTGGAAAGCTAGAGAATGATGTTGACGCTCATAATTATCCTATAAAAGAGCTTGCTACAACCTATTCTGTATCTGTCTCTGATGGGGATGGTTTGTCTCTTGGAGAAAATTCTCAGAAGAATGAAAGTTCAAATCAACACATAAAAGATGCCTGTCCATCTACAACCTGTGTTCTTGGAGTAAACCTGGGGGCTGCTTCTCCTGCTTTAGAGAGTAAACCACTGTTTCTTTCCAAAACCTGGCGCGATGTCCTCTGCAGATGTGAAGAATGCTTAGTTCTTTACAGCAAGAAGCGTATTGCTTTTCTGCTTGACAAGGAGGACTCAATTGCGGAGTATGAGAAAATGGCAACGCAGAAGAGGGAAGAAAAGTTGCAGCAACAGGAGGGAACTGAGCTAAATTTACTTAATAAACTTGGTCATATAGAGAAAATGGAGATTCTAAGTGGTATTGCGGATATGAAGGATGAGCTTCGTTCTTTCCTG GAGACAAAGGACTCATCGAAGCCAATCACAGCTGATGATGTCCGCCAGGTTTTTGAGAATCTTGCAAAGAAGCGCCGCCGCATAGAGTGA